accgaaaacgacatataatttggaacaaaaaaatttgtCTAAAACGACCTATATTagaaaacggagggagtacctCTTTAACGGATTATTTGTTTAttcaagaaagaaaatcaatatgtttttttttaataattatattaatccaATCCGAAAATCGGGAATTCAGTTTCGGTTACAAACACGATTTGAACAAAAACTCCCAAGTCAATCTATTACATTCTAGTTTCACCTATCCACTAAATCCGGCACGTTTTACTAGTTCGATTTTCGAAATTCTTAGAAATTGGTTACCGTTCTCAACCATCAACAATGATCGCGGGAAGGTGAGGTTCTCCTCGTTGCCTCGGATGCCGGGACTTTCCAGATCATCTCCGGAATAACTAGTTTCCGATGAACTCTTCGAAGCTTGTAACCGTTACTGCCAGTGATGCGCTAGACGGACTAAGAGGTGAAGGGATCAAGAGCCATACCAAGAAAGCGCTTGAGAGCCCAAGCGCACCTCCAAGTCGCCACATACGAGAAAGAGCGGGTTGATGTCTTCGCCACCATCTAAACTGAAAGTCTCTAAAAACTTGCATAGAAAATGAAGCCTCACCGCCGTAAGAGAGCCAACTAGGTAATACGGCACCGGGATGTGAAGCTGAGATCAAGGGATGACACGGAGGCGGTCAATGACTCCCCGAGAACCACCTCCACCACTGAGAACCAGGAGCCAAGAATACGTTGTCAGACGCAATGGACTGAACGGTGATGCACAAAAGACCAAGCCCTGTCAATGCTGGCGGCCGCTAAAATCAATATGTTAATTAGAGCATCTTTAATGTtacttcattttttcttttaaaatagattaaaagtaaaaattgaaTAAGAATGTTTcaattatattctatttttttttctcatttcgtaataaaataatgaacaaacaaaaatagattACTTTATTTATGGAATAAACAGGAAAAAATAGAATGTGATTGGAGATATATATTGACGGAAATTAGATGTATATAATTGTTTAGACTTTAGACATTGAAaccgatttttaaaaaatgttttggaaAATCATTTCGTTTAAATCTAACTTTGCCAAGTAGTTGGGGCTGGGTTCGCGGGTCAACCCGCTCCGCATGACCCGCCAACCCATGGATCGACTCTATTTTTTAAACTCAAAATTCCGATCCACATAACCCGCGAAAGAAAAATCGTaaacccgcacccgccccgctaaGATTGCGGGTAACCCACGGGGCCCGcagataatattaaatttaataaataattatttttattataaattaattacattttaaaataaaaaatatacatttataatttaaattatataattttcattaatttatatatttttttacatatttttatttttatgtttatttattttaaaaaaattagaaaaaataatatttttttttattttgcgaGTCGGCAGGTACCCACGACTCAAATTTAGTTGATCCGCATCCGCCCCGCTAAAAAACAACTCAACCCGCACCCGCACCCACATGCAAAAATTTGTAAATCGATCGACCCGCACGCGTCCCGCGAGGGGTCAAACGGAGCGGGACCCGCGGATAATGACCCAAATTCCCAGCTCTACAAGTAGTCAGACGTCTAGACGCTGCCTAAACTGAAGAAAACAATACAACATTGAAAATATAACTAATAGACATTCTTgagtaatatttgttttttgttttgagtAGGGTTGATccttaaaaatactaaaatcatccgtacaacaacaacaacatgaaaGGGAAACGACTAGAAGGAGAGGAGGGGTTAAAGAGCTGCCACAAGTTAACACCATAGACGAGAGAGAGTCACAGTCACATTCACCATCACCTTTTTTAGTCACTAGTGAAAGTacggaggaggaggctggtatTGATAGCAGTTCCCGTAGAAGTTCCCGTGAGCAGCAGCGGGACTGAAAGTGTAAGTCTGAGGAGGTGGAGGCGGAGGAGCTTGTGCCGCCATGATTGGACCGTTAAGAAACTGTCTGTTGTCATACACATACTGCGGATACCTCTCAGGGATGACTCTACCATATCCTGtcttgttgttattgttgttgttgttgtggttgTCAGTGACTCGGGGTTGAGCTCCACGTGGTCGCTTTGTCTGAGGCTTGGTGGGTTCTGttgctctctttttctctgCTTTGGCCTTCTCCAGCTGGACGATCCGTTTCTGAAGTGGCTCAACTGGGTACTGCTCTTCCAGGTTATGCTCTTCCACACACTTGGCCACGGCTTTAAGCCCTGTAAGCTCCCTCTCATTGAACTCATCCTGCATTGGTACACATAGTTATAATACGTATAAACCTGAAGTAATTAAATGCATCGGATTCAAGATTCAAAGGGTTCAGAACTCAGAAGCAAAATATAACAGCTAACTGAACAAAGCTCAGAGCCAGTTGCTCGAGAAAAGGTAGCAAGTTCAATAAAAGATCAGACCGCTCGTTATAGGCAATGTGCATTATATTAGCACATCccttcattttcttttaaagaGTAATGTATAATGCAAGTTATCAAGTCAGGGAACACTAGCCTGAGCAGCAGGAGATGCATTGCCAGGTCCGCCTTGGGAGGTTGATCTCCTTGCGTCGGTCAAGTAAGACTTCAGTAATTCAACAGGTGGGAACTGTTCTGTGAGTTCAAACGCAAATGCCAAGTTCACTGCATCAATCTGTTTTCCACTCTTCAGCAGAACTTCAATCACACCTACAATAAACAGACCGGTGCACATCAAGATTAAGACCAATGGTGAAGATAGATGATTTGGATGTACAAATCCTTGACCAAACCAAACATCAACCTTCAGATCAAACGTTATATAACATGTAATAGAATAAgacatataattaaaattagagAACAAACCAGGCATTTTTTCAGACAATCCAAGAGATCGGCAAAGCTCAGCTGCCTGACGGCGACGTGAAACCATAGGGATCAGCTTCAAGATTCCATCCTCTTCAAAGCCGGAAACAATATCAAAACTAGCCAGTAGTTGCAGGAACGCATGAGCCTCCAAAGAATTACCATTGCAAGCATCCATCTCAAGACTCCCCAGCAGTGGACTCCATCCTTCTGCAATACTTTTCGCTCTCTGCTTAACATCTTCAGAGAGAACAACAGCAAGAGAGTTGCTGTCCAGGCCAGATAAAAGTACGCTAAGGCACTCCATCAGCATGATACATGTCCTGCGCATTCCCAAGAGGTTACCGTCTTTCTTTCCATCACCGTTTGGTGCCTCCACAGGGTAAAACCCTTCCAGAGAGTCCAACACTAAGCTCGCCGGGTTCGCTGCAGCCTTGAACGCCGCAGGGATCTCCTCCTTTAGCGACGCAAGGTTCTTGCGGTTGTCTGACACAAACTTATGGAGCCCTGCTGAGTCCATATCCCCGCACAGTTTCAGTAACTGCGGATAAGCCTTCACCTCAGGTGAGATC
This genomic interval from Brassica napus cultivar Da-Ae chromosome A6, Da-Ae, whole genome shotgun sequence contains the following:
- the LOC106368006 gene encoding FRIGIDA-like protein 3, coding for MEDTRSVASLMDSTSSKIQQLQKAFAELESQRAVTLNLKWKELEEHFHGLERSLKRRFHELEDQEKEYETKTRKAQELLEKKKEAVEAKEKVSLERLQKKRDAAVFAINSALVKYNNPPPISITSVEDSPNKAFAADGTDENPDGTVQEAEISPEVKAYPQLLKLCGDMDSAGLHKFVSDNRKNLASLKEEIPAAFKAAANPASLVLDSLEGFYPVEAPNGDGKKDGNLLGMRRTCIMLMECLSVLLSGLDSNSLAVVLSEDVKQRAKSIAEGWSPLLGSLEMDACNGNSLEAHAFLQLLASFDIVSGFEEDGILKLIPMVSRRRQAAELCRSLGLSEKMPGVIEVLLKSGKQIDAVNLAFAFELTEQFPPVELLKSYLTDARRSTSQGGPGNASPAAQDEFNERELTGLKAVAKCVEEHNLEEQYPVEPLQKRIVQLEKAKAEKKRATEPTKPQTKRPRGAQPRVTDNHNNNNNNNKTGYGRVIPERYPQYVYDNRQFLNGPIMAAQAPPPPPPQTYTFSPAAAHGNFYGNCYQYQPPPPYFH